A single region of the Chitinophaga niabensis genome encodes:
- the purN gene encoding phosphoribosylglycinamide formyltransferase yields the protein MKNIAIFASGAGSNAQKIIDHFRGSSLAKVTLILSNKAEAGIFKIAEREQIPAILIDKEQFFRGDTYIKLLEEAKTDLVVLAGFLWKVPANLVTAFPNRIINIHPALLPKFGGKGMYGHFVHEAVLAAGEKESGITIHYVNEKYDDGGVILQEKCIITEEDTPESLARKVQVLEHKWFPLIVERLLTQ from the coding sequence TTGAAAAATATCGCCATATTCGCATCAGGGGCAGGCAGTAATGCACAAAAGATCATAGACCATTTCAGGGGCTCCAGCCTGGCTAAAGTCACGCTCATCCTGTCTAACAAGGCTGAGGCCGGTATCTTTAAGATAGCGGAAAGGGAACAGATCCCCGCTATATTAATAGATAAAGAACAATTCTTCCGGGGAGACACTTACATTAAGTTACTGGAGGAGGCAAAGACGGACCTCGTGGTATTGGCCGGTTTTTTATGGAAGGTACCTGCTAACCTGGTCACCGCCTTCCCCAACCGTATCATTAATATACATCCTGCCCTTTTACCCAAATTCGGAGGAAAAGGTATGTACGGTCATTTTGTGCATGAAGCAGTATTGGCCGCCGGGGAAAAAGAAAGTGGTATCACCATCCACTATGTGAATGAAAAATATGACGATGGCGGTGTGATCCTCCAGGAAAAATGTATCATTACAGAAGAGGATACCCCGGAAAGCCTGGCACGTAAGGTACAGGTGCTGGAACACAAATGGTTTCCCCTAATTGTGGAACGATTATTGACACAATAA
- a CDS encoding MerC domain-containing protein → MRMNLFSKWNLDALGIGASLICAVHCVLLPLLIAGLPLLGLEILENEKLEYALLGFSFLVGYSALFRGYRKHHRHAKPLILFSFGYVALLAGHFLAPESWEPFVITFGAGLIVWAHLQNLKECKSCKVCQHEPSNDQL, encoded by the coding sequence ATGCGGATGAATCTTTTTTCTAAATGGAACCTCGATGCACTGGGCATCGGCGCTTCCCTTATCTGTGCAGTACACTGTGTGTTGTTACCGCTGCTGATTGCAGGCTTGCCGCTCCTGGGGCTGGAAATACTGGAAAACGAAAAACTGGAATATGCGCTGCTGGGCTTTTCTTTCCTTGTGGGCTATTCAGCTTTATTCAGAGGCTACCGGAAACATCACCGGCATGCAAAGCCGCTGATACTTTTCTCGTTTGGTTATGTGGCATTGCTGGCAGGGCACTTCCTGGCGCCGGAAAGTTGGGAACCTTTTGTGATCACTTTCGGCGCAGGACTAATTGTATGGGCACATCTGCAAAACCTGAAGGAATGTAAGAGCTGTAAGGTTTGTCAACATGAACCCTCAAACGATCAGTTATGA
- a CDS encoding ABC transporter permease has translation MILRIAFKNLLHKPLYAVLCWLLLACSTAVLLLLITLSRQAKEQLEKQIDGVDMVLGAKGSPLQLILSSVYNIDAPTGNIYLEEAQRFMQHPLVESAIPVSLGDSYMGYRIIGTTEAYLQKYKLQPASGKTFSKAMEVVIGATVAQRSQLKIGSKFAGTHGLGEKGHVHEEHSYVVTGILPATGLSVDQLILTPLQSVWEIHEKPHEEHEEHEEHEAAKQQITAVLIKFKSPLAQLQMPRMVNENTNMQAAVPAIEINRLQSLMGSGTAVLRILGWLLAALATCSIFVMLVQGTHERRYELALLRSMGYGRGKLLGLVLAEAAILGITGILGGFLLSRLCGWFLQQEVFSHYHLNFSGAWKITPADMITGMAILAACLLAALFPAIRAFRLNISKTLANA, from the coding sequence ATGATCCTGCGCATTGCTTTTAAGAACCTCTTACACAAACCTTTATATGCAGTGCTGTGCTGGTTGTTACTGGCTTGCAGTACTGCGGTATTATTGCTGCTGATCACACTCAGCCGCCAGGCGAAAGAACAATTGGAGAAACAGATCGATGGTGTGGATATGGTGCTGGGTGCTAAAGGCAGTCCCTTGCAACTGATCTTATCCAGCGTATATAACATCGACGCCCCTACGGGAAATATCTACCTGGAAGAAGCACAGCGTTTTATGCAGCATCCCCTGGTGGAATCCGCTATTCCCGTTTCACTCGGAGATTCCTATATGGGCTACCGCATCATTGGTACAACGGAGGCATATCTCCAAAAATACAAGCTCCAGCCTGCTTCCGGCAAAACCTTCTCCAAAGCCATGGAAGTGGTAATAGGAGCCACTGTAGCGCAACGCAGCCAACTGAAGATCGGCAGTAAGTTTGCCGGAACACATGGCCTTGGAGAAAAAGGGCATGTACATGAAGAGCATAGTTATGTAGTAACGGGCATCCTTCCGGCTACAGGGCTTTCCGTAGATCAATTGATCCTTACGCCATTACAAAGCGTCTGGGAGATCCATGAAAAACCACATGAAGAGCACGAAGAACACGAGGAGCACGAAGCTGCCAAACAACAGATCACCGCCGTACTCATCAAATTCAAAAGCCCTTTAGCGCAATTGCAAATGCCCCGCATGGTAAATGAAAATACCAATATGCAGGCTGCTGTTCCCGCCATAGAAATAAACCGCTTACAATCACTGATGGGTTCAGGTACTGCCGTGTTACGCATTCTGGGATGGCTGTTGGCTGCACTCGCAACCTGTAGTATCTTTGTAATGCTGGTGCAGGGAACGCATGAACGCAGGTATGAACTGGCTCTCTTACGCAGCATGGGTTACGGAAGAGGAAAACTACTGGGCCTGGTATTAGCGGAAGCAGCGATATTAGGAATAACAGGTATCCTCGGCGGCTTTTTGCTGAGCCGGTTATGCGGATGGTTCCTGCAACAGGAAGTATTTTCACATTATCATTTAAATTTCTCAGGCGCATGGAAGATCACGCCGGCAGATATGATCACAGGTATGGCCATCCTGGCCGCCTGTTTGCTTGCCGCACTTTTCCCCGCCATCCGGGCTTTCCGGTTAAATATCTCTAAAACACTGGCCAATGCTTAA
- a CDS encoding ABC transporter ATP-binding protein produces the protein MLYTRNLAYAYPNGRTLRFPDMECAEGNVLLITGGSGVGKTTLLHLLAGLLKPSGGEVQVAGTAIQSLKSGAMDAFRGKHIGIIYQQSHFIAALSVKENLLLAKKDHTRLLELSQKLGIQSLLHKKPTQLSQGEQQRASITRALIQSPQLLLADEPTASLDDDNCIAVAKLLAAQAAEQKAALLIVTHDNRLKQLFANHITLS, from the coding sequence ATGTTATACACCAGGAATCTTGCTTATGCATATCCCAATGGCCGCACACTGCGGTTTCCGGACATGGAATGTGCGGAAGGAAATGTATTGTTGATCACAGGGGGCTCGGGAGTTGGAAAGACTACACTGCTGCATCTCCTCGCGGGTTTATTGAAACCCTCCGGCGGAGAGGTACAGGTGGCAGGAACGGCCATACAATCCTTAAAGTCCGGAGCCATGGATGCTTTCCGGGGAAAACACATCGGCATCATTTATCAGCAGTCTCACTTTATTGCAGCATTGTCTGTAAAGGAAAACCTGCTGCTTGCAAAAAAAGATCACACCAGGCTGCTGGAGCTCTCTCAAAAACTGGGCATACAGTCCCTGCTGCATAAAAAACCTACGCAACTCAGCCAGGGAGAGCAGCAGCGTGCATCTATCACACGTGCGCTGATACAATCCCCGCAATTATTACTGGCAGATGAACCCACTGCCAGTTTGGATGATGATAATTGCATAGCCGTTGCAAAGCTGCTGGCAGCACAGGCTGCAGAGCAAAAAGCAGCATTGCTGATCGTTACGCACGATAACCGCCTGAAACAACTTTTTGCCAACCATATTACACTGTCATGA
- a CDS encoding SCO family protein has product MSKKAIFYISFFVLLSVGFMGFAGLMIKEGTGEFFGKEKLPVLGTPGHTVQGFKLTNQDGKTITQDNVKGKIYVAEYFFTTCTNICPVMNKNMEKVYAKYKDNPNFLILSHTSDPDYDSIPVLKAYADKHGADVKNWLFLTGDKRHLYKLARESYLVDDGKFTGEDDFIHTQWFALVDGDGQIRGLYEGTKDKDIEKLIKEIDQLMHE; this is encoded by the coding sequence ATGTCTAAGAAAGCGATCTTTTATATCTCCTTTTTTGTGTTGCTGAGCGTAGGGTTCATGGGGTTTGCGGGACTGATGATCAAAGAAGGTACCGGTGAATTCTTCGGAAAGGAAAAGCTCCCGGTGCTGGGCACTCCCGGCCACACGGTCCAGGGTTTCAAGTTGACCAACCAGGATGGAAAAACCATCACACAGGACAATGTTAAAGGAAAGATCTACGTGGCAGAATACTTCTTCACTACCTGTACGAATATCTGCCCCGTGATGAACAAGAATATGGAGAAAGTGTATGCAAAGTATAAGGATAATCCAAACTTCCTGATCCTCTCCCATACATCTGATCCTGATTACGATTCCATCCCCGTGTTAAAGGCGTATGCTGACAAACACGGCGCGGATGTAAAGAACTGGCTTTTTTTAACGGGTGATAAAAGGCACCTGTACAAACTGGCCCGCGAAAGTTACCTCGTAGATGATGGAAAATTTACCGGTGAAGATGACTTCATTCACACCCAGTGGTTTGCACTGGTAGACGGTGATGGCCAGATCAGGGGTTTATATGAAGGAACAAAAGATAAAGATATTGAGAAGCTGATCAAAGAAATTGACCAGCTGATGCATGAATAA
- a CDS encoding c-type cytochrome, producing the protein MYRVSIRLRKQFVSVLILCVGLVSSFSAAGAADPGAGKTLFQQNCASCHAVHKKVTGPALAGVEDRWADKKLLHSWIRNSSAVIASGDKYANDLFLQYNKLQMTPFPALKDEDIDNILAYVNSVPAPGAGGSAKTDPGTAAASKEDGGNSLLFGIITLILAIVAVILMQINSNLNKLASEKEGHDNPEPVPFYKNKAYIALCIILLFVVGGYFTIQGAIGLGRQQDYMPEQPIFYSHKVHAGINQINCLYCHSSAEKSKHAMIPSENVCMNCHKAISEYTGPDLFTAEGKKVNGTAEIQKLYDHVGWDAAAGKYTKPGQPIEWTKIHNLPDHVYFNHSQHVKAGQVQCQTCHGEIQNMDEVHQFADLSMGWCINCHRTTKVQFVENNYYSIFEKLHQDIKDKKLSGEDVTVEMLGGTECQKCHY; encoded by the coding sequence GTGTATCGTGTTTCCATTCGTTTGCGTAAGCAATTTGTGAGTGTTCTTATCCTATGCGTGGGACTTGTTAGTTCATTTTCCGCAGCTGGGGCAGCAGATCCTGGTGCAGGTAAGACGCTATTTCAGCAGAATTGTGCTTCTTGTCACGCCGTTCACAAGAAAGTAACCGGCCCTGCGCTGGCAGGAGTTGAAGATCGGTGGGCTGATAAGAAACTTCTTCACAGCTGGATCCGTAACTCTTCGGCAGTTATTGCCAGTGGCGACAAGTACGCCAATGATCTCTTCCTTCAATACAACAAACTTCAGATGACGCCGTTCCCGGCCCTGAAGGATGAAGATATTGATAACATCCTCGCTTATGTGAATTCAGTTCCCGCTCCTGGTGCAGGCGGATCTGCAAAAACAGATCCCGGAACTGCAGCAGCTTCTAAAGAAGATGGCGGTAACAGCCTCCTCTTTGGTATTATCACCCTGATCCTTGCTATTGTAGCGGTGATACTGATGCAGATCAACAGTAACCTGAACAAACTGGCTTCTGAAAAAGAAGGTCATGATAATCCTGAACCTGTTCCTTTCTATAAGAATAAAGCATACATCGCGCTTTGCATTATATTATTGTTCGTAGTCGGCGGTTATTTCACTATCCAGGGCGCTATTGGCCTGGGCCGTCAGCAGGACTATATGCCGGAGCAACCGATCTTCTACTCCCACAAAGTACACGCAGGCATCAACCAGATCAACTGTTTGTATTGCCACTCTTCCGCAGAAAAGAGCAAACATGCGATGATCCCATCTGAGAATGTTTGTATGAACTGTCACAAGGCTATCAGTGAGTATACTGGTCCGGACCTGTTCACTGCAGAAGGAAAGAAAGTAAATGGTACTGCAGAAATCCAGAAATTATACGACCACGTTGGCTGGGACGCAGCTGCCGGTAAATACACTAAACCAGGTCAGCCTATCGAATGGACTAAGATCCACAACCTGCCCGACCACGTTTACTTCAACCACTCTCAACACGTAAAAGCCGGCCAGGTACAATGTCAGACCTGCCACGGTGAGATCCAGAACATGGACGAAGTACATCAGTTCGCTGATCTTTCTATGGGATGGTGTATCAATTGCCACCGTACTACTAAGGTGCAGTTCGTGGAAAACAACTACTACAGCATTTTCGAAAAATTACATCAGGATATCAAAGACAAGAAGCTGAGCGGTGAAGATGTAACTGTAGAAATGCTGGGCGGTACCGAATGTCAAAAGTGCCACTATTAA
- a CDS encoding TonB-dependent receptor codes for MTYKFILTILLFQATELFAQGRLKGTITSEDKPVPFASIGFKDLKQGVVTNEAGEFDLKGVAPGRHILQVSAVGYITYVQPVQIKASGITETTIRLTPTSSNLNEVVVSGTLRAVSKMESPVPVEVYSPVFFKRNPTPSIFDALQNVNGVRPQLNCNVCNTGDIHINGLEGPYTMVMIDGMPIVSALSTVYGLSGIPNSLVERVEIVKGPASTLYGSEAVAGLINIITKSPATAPKFTADVMATGWQEYSVDLGLRVNAGKKAQALFGVNYFNYQHPIDKNGDGFTDVTLQHRISVFNKWNFSRKNNRVATIAARYFYEDRWGGEMRWNKHWRGTDSVYGESIFTSRAEVIGQYQLPAKEHLMLQGSFNYHDQNSVYGKTVFLAQQTISFAQLTWDKEVGKHNLLAGLPLRYTFYDDNTVVTALKEGASSTNKPERTFLPGLFLQDELRFNSSHTLLLGMRYDHNSIHGNIFTPRLAYKWTPNYRNVLRLNAGTGYRVVSIFTEDHAALTGAREVVIQSALKPEQSWNANLNYTKKVPLNNAFLTLDATAFYTYFSNKILPNYDKPDTILYDNLKGYAISKGFSLNADLMFNFPLKLIAGVTFVDVYEKTGTEKVRPKLTEKFSGTWSASYSFRRSGISIDYTGNIYGPMLLPLQSEYDPRPATSPYWSIQNIQLTKKFKKGWEIYGGVKNLLNYTPPKNSIARSHDPFDKKVVYNPDGTVMPTAENPDRLTFDPSYVFAPNQGIRGFLGVRFTKL; via the coding sequence ATGACCTACAAGTTTATCCTAACTATATTGCTGTTCCAGGCAACTGAATTATTTGCACAAGGGCGTTTAAAAGGGACCATTACATCAGAAGATAAACCTGTGCCATTTGCAAGCATTGGTTTTAAAGACTTAAAGCAGGGAGTTGTTACAAACGAAGCAGGAGAATTTGATCTGAAAGGCGTTGCACCCGGCAGGCATATTTTACAGGTGAGCGCTGTAGGATATATTACGTATGTACAGCCTGTGCAGATCAAAGCTTCCGGCATCACGGAAACCACTATCCGTTTAACACCCACATCTTCCAATCTGAACGAAGTAGTAGTAAGTGGTACATTAAGAGCGGTATCCAAAATGGAAAGCCCTGTACCCGTAGAAGTATATTCTCCTGTATTCTTTAAAAGGAACCCCACTCCCAGCATTTTCGATGCACTACAGAATGTGAATGGCGTACGCCCGCAGCTGAACTGTAATGTGTGCAATACCGGGGACATTCATATCAATGGACTGGAAGGACCTTACACCATGGTGATGATTGACGGAATGCCTATTGTAAGTGCGTTATCCACTGTGTATGGTTTATCCGGTATTCCTAACAGCCTGGTAGAGAGAGTAGAGATCGTAAAAGGCCCCGCATCTACTTTGTATGGTTCTGAAGCAGTAGCCGGACTTATTAATATCATCACCAAATCCCCTGCTACCGCTCCCAAATTTACGGCCGACGTGATGGCTACCGGCTGGCAGGAATACAGCGTTGATCTTGGTTTACGTGTGAATGCAGGAAAGAAGGCACAGGCATTATTCGGGGTGAACTATTTTAACTATCAGCATCCTATTGATAAAAATGGCGATGGTTTCACAGATGTAACATTGCAGCACCGGATCTCTGTTTTTAACAAGTGGAACTTTTCCCGTAAGAACAACAGGGTAGCAACGATTGCAGCGCGTTATTTCTATGAAGACAGATGGGGAGGAGAAATGCGATGGAATAAACACTGGAGGGGAACGGACAGCGTGTATGGGGAAAGCATTTTTACCAGTCGTGCTGAGGTGATCGGGCAATATCAATTGCCTGCGAAGGAGCATCTGATGCTGCAGGGATCTTTCAATTATCATGATCAGAATTCTGTATACGGTAAAACCGTATTCCTGGCGCAGCAGACTATTTCTTTTGCGCAGCTTACCTGGGATAAGGAAGTGGGCAAACATAACCTGTTAGCAGGTTTGCCGCTGCGGTATACTTTTTATGATGATAATACGGTAGTGACGGCTTTGAAAGAAGGTGCCTCCTCAACAAATAAACCAGAGCGTACTTTTCTGCCAGGGCTGTTCTTACAGGATGAACTGAGGTTTAACAGCAGCCACACTTTATTGCTGGGTATGCGTTATGATCATAACTCTATTCATGGCAACATTTTCACACCACGCCTGGCTTATAAATGGACGCCCAACTATCGCAATGTATTGAGATTGAATGCGGGAACAGGTTACAGGGTGGTATCCATTTTCACGGAAGACCATGCGGCGCTGACGGGTGCAAGGGAAGTAGTGATCCAGTCTGCCCTGAAACCTGAACAAAGCTGGAATGCTAACCTGAACTATACGAAGAAGGTGCCGTTGAACAATGCTTTCCTGACCCTGGACGCCACGGCCTTTTATACTTACTTTTCCAACAAGATCCTCCCGAATTATGATAAACCGGATACCATCTTATATGATAACCTGAAGGGTTATGCTATTTCCAAAGGTTTTAGCCTGAATGCAGACCTGATGTTTAACTTCCCCCTGAAACTAATAGCGGGTGTAACGTTTGTGGATGTATATGAGAAGACTGGAACGGAAAAGGTACGGCCTAAGTTAACAGAAAAATTCTCCGGTACCTGGTCTGCTTCCTATTCTTTCCGCCGTTCCGGTATCAGTATCGATTATACAGGTAATATTTACGGGCCGATGTTATTGCCGCTGCAAAGTGAATATGATCCGCGCCCTGCTACTTCTCCTTACTGGAGCATTCAGAATATTCAGCTGACGAAGAAGTTTAAGAAAGGCTGGGAGATCTATGGTGGAGTGAAGAACCTGTTGAACTATACGCCGCCGAAGAATTCTATTGCACGTTCACATGATCCTTTTGACAAAAAGGTGGTCTATAACCCGGATGGTACGGTGATGCCTACAGCAGAGAATCCTGACAGGCTTACCTTTGACCCCAGTTATGTGTTTGCGCCCAACCAGGGGATCCGCGGATTCCTGGGTGTACGGTTCACTAAATTATAA
- a CDS encoding Fur family transcriptional regulator — MAAKHKELIVQLLRSSNLSITDTRVKILELFLKSNGALEHADFEKLSGKSFDRVTIYRTLQTFLDKGIVHKIPTTDTSVRYAICRSECKEHEHHDHHVHFRCEECGNTSCLEETDVPVISLPKGYALHNVEVVVSGVCKECK; from the coding sequence ATGGCTGCAAAACACAAAGAACTCATTGTGCAGTTGTTGCGCTCCAGTAACCTGAGTATTACGGATACGCGTGTAAAGATCCTGGAGCTCTTTTTGAAAAGTAACGGTGCACTGGAACATGCGGATTTCGAAAAACTGAGTGGCAAGTCGTTTGACAGGGTTACCATTTACCGTACCCTGCAAACCTTCCTGGATAAAGGGATCGTACATAAAATACCTACTACAGATACTTCCGTACGATATGCCATCTGCAGATCGGAATGTAAAGAACATGAACACCACGATCACCATGTTCACTTCCGTTGCGAAGAGTGTGGTAATACATCCTGCCTGGAAGAAACAGATGTTCCGGTTATTTCATTACCCAAAGGTTATGCACTGCATAATGTGGAGGTAGTGGTAAGCGGGGTATGTAAAGAATGTAAATAA
- a CDS encoding GTP-binding protein: MRKKLPVTVLSGFLGPGKTTLLNHILHNKEHLRVAVIVNDMSEVNIDAQLVRNENVLHHTEEKLVEMSNGCICCTLREDLLQEVQRLAAEGRFDYLLIESSGISEPLPVAQTFTYQDDQLGIDLSTFSTLDTLVTVVDAFNFHRDFSSREMVPDDSRTIVNLLTEQIEFANVIILNKCDLVTAAERDAMKALLRKLNADARIIEAERSVVPLQEILHTRLFDFETTSRSAGWIAELEREHIPETEEYGISSFVYRSRAPFHPERFWDYIQHQWPAGVIRSKGLCWIASRPDIAINWSQAGASLMADRAGLWWCAIPKEMWQLDTATAAFIEQRWHPVFADRHNELVIIGQDLRKDLIIQELDACLCNDLEIKAWMYGEQFNDPFPNL, encoded by the coding sequence ATGAGAAAGAAACTTCCCGTTACTGTACTGAGTGGCTTTTTAGGGCCGGGCAAAACAACCTTGCTGAACCACATCCTGCATAACAAAGAGCACCTGCGTGTTGCCGTGATCGTGAATGATATGAGCGAAGTAAATATCGATGCGCAATTGGTACGTAATGAAAACGTGCTGCATCATACGGAGGAGAAACTGGTAGAGATGAGCAATGGCTGTATCTGCTGCACTTTGCGGGAAGATCTGTTGCAGGAGGTGCAACGCCTTGCAGCCGAAGGCCGCTTTGATTATCTGCTGATTGAATCCAGCGGTATCTCAGAACCATTGCCGGTTGCACAGACCTTTACTTACCAGGATGATCAGCTGGGCATTGACCTCAGCACATTCAGCACATTGGATACGCTGGTAACTGTAGTAGATGCCTTTAATTTTCACCGCGATTTTTCCAGCAGGGAAATGGTGCCGGATGATTCCCGCACAATTGTTAACCTGCTTACAGAGCAGATCGAATTTGCGAATGTGATCATTCTCAACAAATGCGATCTGGTTACAGCAGCAGAACGCGATGCCATGAAAGCTTTGCTCCGGAAACTCAATGCAGATGCAAGGATCATTGAAGCAGAAAGATCCGTTGTGCCTTTGCAGGAGATACTGCACACCCGGTTATTTGATTTTGAAACCACTTCCCGCAGTGCAGGCTGGATAGCAGAACTGGAAAGGGAACATATTCCTGAAACAGAAGAATATGGCATCAGCTCTTTTGTATACAGAAGCCGTGCTCCTTTTCATCCTGAACGCTTCTGGGATTACATTCAACATCAATGGCCTGCCGGTGTGATCCGCAGCAAAGGTTTATGCTGGATCGCTTCCAGGCCAGACATTGCTATTAACTGGAGCCAGGCAGGAGCATCTTTAATGGCAGATAGGGCCGGACTCTGGTGGTGCGCTATCCCAAAAGAAATGTGGCAGCTGGATACAGCTACAGCTGCATTCATTGAGCAACGATGGCATCCCGTTTTTGCAGACCGCCATAATGAATTAGTGATCATCGGGCAGGACCTTAGGAAAGATCTGATCATACAGGAACTGGATGCATGTTTATGCAATGACCTGGAAATCAAGGCCTGGATGTACGGAGAGCAGTTTAATGATCCATTTCCGAACCTTTAA